The proteins below are encoded in one region of Sedimentibacter sp. zth1:
- a CDS encoding ATP-dependent Clp protease ATP-binding subunit produces MANEFNNSAKSVLKYAQDEAVRFKHSVLGTEHILLGLMIEKDGIAGEILRRRISIDDVRKSVEKKSGLGDQIPNFIAISPRTKNIIEMANSYSRKIGLNYTGTESILLALINEGEGIGVQILSNLTSIKDVYNEVLKTIRNKVNLKFDSGSSIEGDFDEKNTITLNKYGVDLNKQASLDKIDPVIGRSSEIERIIQILSRRTKNNPCLIGEPGVGKTAIAEGLAQEIVNGDVPEILRNKRIITLDIAGMVAGAKYRGEFEERLKNCMKEIKDNGNIILFIDELHTIIGAGGTEGSIDASNILKPSLARGEIQVIGATTIDEYKKHIEKDAALERRFQPIIVEEPSVEDTKLILKGLRDKYEAHHKIVITDEAIDAAAKLSHRYISDRFLPDKAIDLIDEAASKERLKSVTAPKNLKVIEEKIKEIKQQKEDAIKNQLYEDAAKFRDEEKALVEQLNNEKDQWKSNQNSKDKSIGYEEVADVVAKWTGIPVKRLQEDESMRLLDMEKIIHKRVIGQELAVESVSKAIRRARVGLKDPNKPIGTFIFLGPTGVGKTELCKALAEVMFGDENAIIRIDMSEYMEKHSVSKMVGAPPGYIGFDDGGQLTERVRRKPYSVILFDEIEKAHPDVFNILLQMLDDGRLTDSKGRTVDFKNTVIIMTSNVGANTISKQRTLGFSTNITEEEKSEYEKMKENVMALLKESFKPEFLNRIDEIIVFHSLNKKNIESIVSVMVDKLSDKLNELGINIEVSNEAKKLLASEGFDKTYGARPLQREIRRKIEDRLSEEILKGTINKTDTIRVTVEDEDLKFKTKRKRKTTKTQ; encoded by the coding sequence ATGGCAAATGAATTTAATAATTCAGCTAAGAGTGTTTTAAAATATGCTCAAGATGAAGCTGTCAGATTTAAGCATTCAGTTCTAGGTACAGAGCATATTCTACTGGGGCTAATGATTGAAAAGGACGGAATTGCAGGAGAAATATTAAGACGTAGGATTAGTATAGATGATGTTAGAAAATCTGTAGAAAAAAAGTCTGGTTTAGGTGATCAGATACCTAATTTTATTGCAATAAGCCCAAGAACAAAAAATATTATAGAAATGGCAAATAGCTATTCTAGAAAAATAGGGCTGAATTATACTGGTACAGAATCTATATTGTTAGCGTTAATCAATGAGGGTGAAGGTATTGGTGTACAAATACTCTCTAATTTAACAAGCATCAAGGATGTTTACAATGAGGTGTTAAAAACTATAAGAAATAAAGTAAATTTAAAATTTGATTCAGGCTCAAGTATAGAAGGTGACTTTGATGAAAAAAATACAATTACTCTAAACAAGTATGGCGTAGATTTAAACAAGCAAGCATCTTTAGATAAAATTGACCCTGTTATTGGAAGAAGTAGTGAAATTGAAAGAATTATACAAATATTATCTAGAAGAACAAAAAATAATCCTTGCTTAATTGGTGAGCCTGGCGTAGGAAAAACTGCGATTGCAGAGGGCCTTGCGCAAGAAATAGTGAATGGGGATGTGCCTGAAATATTAAGAAATAAACGAATTATCACACTTGATATAGCAGGAATGGTTGCAGGTGCTAAATACAGAGGAGAATTTGAAGAAAGATTAAAAAATTGTATGAAGGAAATTAAAGATAATGGTAACATTATATTATTTATTGATGAGCTTCATACAATTATAGGAGCAGGAGGAACTGAAGGCTCGATTGATGCATCTAATATATTGAAACCTTCGTTAGCAAGAGGTGAAATTCAGGTTATAGGTGCAACAACGATTGATGAATATAAAAAACACATTGAAAAGGATGCGGCATTGGAAAGAAGATTTCAGCCAATAATTGTAGAAGAACCTTCTGTTGAAGATACGAAATTGATTTTAAAAGGCCTTAGAGACAAATATGAAGCTCATCATAAAATAGTAATAACTGATGAAGCAATAGATGCAGCTGCTAAATTATCCCATAGGTATATTTCTGACAGATTTTTGCCAGACAAAGCAATAGATTTAATTGATGAAGCAGCATCTAAGGAAAGGCTAAAAAGTGTAACAGCGCCTAAAAACCTTAAGGTTATTGAAGAAAAAATTAAAGAAATTAAGCAACAAAAAGAAGATGCTATTAAAAATCAACTCTATGAAGATGCTGCTAAATTTAGAGATGAAGAAAAAGCATTGGTTGAGCAATTGAATAACGAAAAAGATCAATGGAAATCAAACCAAAATTCTAAGGATAAATCTATTGGATATGAGGAAGTAGCGGATGTAGTAGCAAAATGGACTGGCATTCCAGTAAAAAGGTTACAGGAAGATGAATCTATGAGATTACTCGATATGGAAAAAATAATCCATAAAAGAGTTATAGGGCAGGAATTAGCTGTTGAATCAGTTTCAAAGGCTATAAGACGTGCTAGAGTAGGACTTAAAGATCCTAATAAACCAATTGGAACATTTATTTTTCTAGGACCAACAGGAGTTGGAAAAACTGAGCTTTGCAAGGCGTTAGCTGAAGTAATGTTTGGAGATGAAAATGCTATAATTAGAATTGATATGTCTGAGTATATGGAAAAACACTCTGTTTCTAAAATGGTAGGTGCACCTCCAGGATATATTGGTTTTGATGATGGAGGACAACTAACTGAAAGAGTTAGAAGAAAACCTTATAGTGTAATATTATTTGATGAGATTGAAAAAGCTCACCCAGACGTATTTAATATATTGCTACAAATGCTTGATGATGGTAGATTAACAGATTCTAAGGGTAGAACAGTAGATTTTAAAAATACAGTTATAATTATGACATCAAATGTTGGAGCTAATACAATTTCAAAACAAAGAACTTTAGGATTTAGCACCAATATAACTGAGGAAGAAAAATCTGAGTATGAAAAAATGAAAGAAAACGTTATGGCACTGCTTAAGGAATCTTTTAAACCTGAATTTTTAAATAGAATTGATGAAATAATTGTTTTCCATTCATTAAATAAGAAAAATATAGAAAGTATTGTTTCGGTTATGGTTGATAAGTTATCTGATAAATTAAACGAGTTAGGGATAAATATAGAAGTTAGCAATGAAGCAAAAAAACTATTAGCAAGTGAAGGCTTTGATA
- a CDS encoding protein arginine kinase: MEQNNIINQNNIVISSRVRLARNLKNIKFLNKMSQEDAYKIIDDVKLIIDSNETMSKFGFKLYYLKDIPDIELNILVEKHIISAQLVNNKNKSAYLISENKKIIIMINEEDHIRIQVINDNFNIEGCLKIANEIDDILEEKLEFAFDKKLGYISSCPTNLGTGMRSSTMLHLPALAMTNQLERMLIAVSQIGVAVRGVYGEGTKSMGNLYQISNQGTLGAQEETLVERIRQITMQLVEKEIDTRNKLLTNNRIYIEDEVYRAYGILKNARIIQNQEAMQRLSMVKMGIEMGILNTLESKDIDNLMVKVQENSVQMQLDSGFTQKERNLKRADILRKEVV, from the coding sequence ATGGAACAAAATAATATAATTAATCAAAATAATATTGTTATTAGCTCTAGAGTAAGACTTGCAAGAAATTTAAAGAACATTAAATTTTTAAATAAAATGAGCCAAGAGGATGCTTATAAAATAATAGATGACGTAAAATTGATAATTGATTCGAATGAAACAATGTCTAAGTTTGGGTTTAAACTATATTATTTAAAAGATATACCGGATATAGAATTAAATATTTTAGTTGAAAAACATATTATTAGTGCTCAGCTAGTAAATAATAAAAATAAATCAGCATATTTGATTAGCGAAAATAAAAAAATAATCATTATGATAAATGAGGAGGATCATATTCGAATTCAGGTGATAAATGATAATTTTAATATTGAAGGTTGTTTGAAAATTGCCAATGAAATAGATGATATATTAGAGGAAAAACTTGAGTTTGCTTTTGATAAAAAATTAGGTTATATATCATCTTGTCCTACAAATTTAGGTACAGGAATGAGATCCTCTACCATGCTTCATTTACCAGCACTTGCAATGACAAATCAATTAGAGAGAATGCTAATTGCAGTATCTCAAATTGGGGTGGCAGTTAGAGGAGTTTATGGTGAAGGTACTAAGTCAATGGGGAACTTGTATCAAATATCTAATCAAGGTACATTAGGAGCACAAGAAGAGACATTAGTAGAAAGAATTAGACAGATTACTATGCAACTTGTGGAAAAAGAAATTGATACAAGAAACAAACTGTTGACAAACAATAGAATATATATTGAAGATGAAGTATATAGAGCTTATGGTATATTGAAAAATGCTAGAATTATTCAAAATCAAGAGGCAATGCAGCGTTTGTCAATGGTTAAAATGGGAATAGAAATGGGTATTTTGAATACTCTAGAGAGTAAAGATATAGATAACCTTATGGTTAAGGTTCAGGAAAATAGTGTTCAAATGCAACTTGATTCAGGGTTTACACAAAAGGAAAGAAATTTAAAAAGAGCAGATATATTAAGAAAAGAAGTTGTATAG
- a CDS encoding UvrB/UvrC motif-containing protein, with the protein MLCNECEKNTATVHVTKIINGVKTETHLCEECAKKQQAFFNNNFSMENLLAGMLNEAFTESYKDAMPCKTCGMTFDEFKKIGKFGCSDCISMFRDRLMPTIKNLQGYDSHIGKIPKKAGQKYRNQNDIEKLKVDLRSMIDQERYEDAAVIRDKIKDLETRIIEE; encoded by the coding sequence ATGTTATGTAATGAATGTGAAAAGAATACTGCTACAGTTCATGTGACAAAAATAATAAACGGAGTTAAAACAGAAACACATCTCTGTGAGGAATGTGCAAAAAAACAACAAGCTTTTTTTAATAATAATTTTTCAATGGAAAATTTATTAGCCGGTATGCTAAATGAAGCATTTACAGAAAGTTACAAGGATGCAATGCCTTGCAAAACATGTGGTATGACTTTCGATGAATTTAAAAAAATTGGAAAATTTGGATGTAGTGATTGCATTTCAATGTTTAGAGATAGATTGATGCCAACTATAAAAAATTTGCAAGGCTATGATTCTCATATAGGTAAAATACCTAAAAAAGCTGGTCAAAAATATAGAAACCAAAATGATATTGAAAAATTAAAAGTAGATCTACGAAGTATGATAGATCAAGAGAGATATGAAGATGCAGCTGTTATTAGAGATAAGATAAAAGATTTAGAAACTAGAATAATTGAAGAATAG
- a CDS encoding CtsR family transcriptional regulator, whose amino-acid sequence MSNLSDIIEDFINELIESTNNSFIEIQRNMLAQQFDCSPSQINYVLSTRFNSDKGYIIESRRGGGGYVKIFKVDTSSDEHLENILNKSIGDSITLNRANDILNVFNQKGIITLKEQNIIKAAINDRALNRIFYEDRNRLRADVLKEVLLALINEESE is encoded by the coding sequence ATGTCAAACTTAAGTGATATAATTGAAGATTTTATAAATGAATTAATAGAAAGTACCAATAATTCTTTTATAGAAATTCAAAGAAATATGTTAGCTCAACAATTTGATTGCTCTCCTTCACAAATTAATTACGTTTTATCTACAAGATTTAATAGTGATAAAGGGTATATAATTGAAAGCAGACGTGGTGGAGGTGGATATGTTAAAATTTTTAAGGTGGATACATCTTCTGATGAACACCTTGAAAACATACTTAATAAAAGTATAGGAGATAGCATAACACTTAATAGAGCCAATGATATTTTAAATGTATTTAATCAAAAGGGAATTATTACATTGAAAGAGCAAAATATAATAAAGGCGGCTATAAATGATAGAGCCTTAAATAGAATATTTTATGAAGATAGAAATAGATTAAGAGCAGATGTATTAAAAGAAGTATTGTTAGCATTAATTAATGAAGAAAGTGAATAA
- the clpB gene encoding ATP-dependent chaperone ClpB: MNPQKFTQKSLEAIQDAQSIATQYQNAQIEQEHLLYSLLIQENGLILQLIKKMNINSELFINSVKKAVENLPHVIGSAREASSVYVSQDVDKVLNMSLNEASRMKDEFVSVEHIMLSLIEAANGKSKEILKQYDIKRANFLKVLMSVRGNTTVTNDTPEDTYDVLNKYGSDLVELAKNHKLDPVIGRDSEIRNVIRILSRKTKNNPVLIGEPGVGKTAIAEGLALRIVRGDVPSNLKNRKIFSLDMGSLVAGAKFRGEFEERLKSVLLEVKKSEGKIILFIDELHTIVGAGKTDGAMDAGNLLKPMLARGELHCIGATTLNEYRQYIEKDAALERRFQPVMVDEPTVEDTISILRGLKERYEVYHGVKIQDQALIAATTLSNRYISDRFLPDKAIDLVDEACALIKTEMDSMPTELDEISRKIMQHEIEEAALKKENDTLSKGHLSDIQKELADMRAKFKEMKAKWENEKDAISKVQKLREEIEKVNVDIEKAERSYDLNKAAELKYGKLPQLQHELEVEEQIAEKVENSRILLRDKVTEEEIARIVARWTGIPVSKLMEGEREKILGLEGILHQRVIGQNEAVEKVSEAIMRSRAGIQDPNRPIGSFLFLGPTGVGKTELAKTLSQVLFDDEKNMIRIDMSEYMEKYSVSRLIGAPPGYVGYEEGGQLTEAVRRKPYSVVLFDEIEKAHSDVFNVLLQVLDDGRITDSQGRTVDFKNTIIILTSNIGSPNILDGIGNDGRISANAKKQVMMLLRQQFRPEFLNRLDEIVFYKPLNKHETYSIVDLLINDLQKRLKDKQINVSITDKAKEYIVDEGYDLVYGARPLKRFIQSKIETLIARIIVSGDVKQGDSLIIDYDGDKLIINGRE, translated from the coding sequence ATGAATCCACAAAAATTTACGCAAAAATCATTAGAGGCGATACAAGATGCACAAAGCATTGCTACACAATATCAAAATGCACAAATAGAACAAGAGCACTTGCTTTATTCACTATTAATACAAGAAAATGGACTTATTTTACAGTTAATAAAAAAAATGAATATAAATAGTGAGCTTTTTATTAATTCAGTTAAGAAAGCCGTTGAAAACTTGCCACATGTGATAGGTAGTGCCAGAGAAGCATCTTCTGTATATGTTTCTCAGGATGTAGATAAAGTTTTAAATATGTCATTAAATGAAGCTAGTAGAATGAAGGATGAATTTGTTTCTGTAGAGCATATTATGCTGTCCCTCATAGAAGCTGCAAATGGTAAATCAAAGGAAATACTTAAACAATATGATATAAAAAGAGCAAATTTTTTAAAAGTTTTAATGTCTGTTAGGGGTAATACAACAGTAACAAATGATACACCAGAAGATACATATGATGTACTTAATAAATATGGTAGTGATTTAGTAGAACTTGCTAAAAATCATAAATTAGATCCAGTTATAGGCAGGGATTCGGAGATAAGAAATGTTATTAGAATTTTGTCTAGAAAAACTAAAAATAATCCAGTCTTAATAGGTGAACCTGGCGTAGGTAAAACAGCAATTGCAGAAGGACTTGCACTTAGAATTGTTCGAGGTGATGTACCAAGTAACTTAAAGAACAGAAAAATATTTTCACTTGATATGGGTTCTTTAGTTGCTGGAGCGAAATTTAGAGGTGAGTTTGAAGAAAGACTAAAATCAGTTTTATTAGAGGTTAAAAAAAGCGAAGGTAAAATTATATTGTTTATAGATGAGCTTCACACTATAGTTGGTGCTGGTAAAACTGATGGAGCAATGGATGCAGGTAATTTGTTGAAACCAATGCTTGCAAGAGGCGAACTACACTGTATTGGTGCAACAACATTAAATGAGTATAGGCAATATATTGAAAAAGATGCAGCACTTGAAAGACGTTTTCAACCGGTAATGGTAGATGAACCAACTGTAGAGGATACAATTTCAATTTTAAGAGGATTGAAAGAAAGATACGAGGTTTATCATGGTGTTAAAATACAAGATCAAGCACTTATTGCTGCAACTACACTTTCAAACAGATATATATCAGATAGATTTTTACCTGATAAAGCAATAGATTTAGTTGATGAAGCTTGCGCATTAATTAAAACCGAAATGGATTCTATGCCAACTGAGTTGGATGAAATTTCTCGTAAAATTATGCAACATGAAATTGAAGAAGCGGCACTAAAAAAAGAAAATGATACTTTATCAAAGGGACATTTAAGTGATATACAAAAAGAATTGGCTGATATGAGAGCAAAGTTTAAAGAGATGAAAGCTAAATGGGAAAATGAAAAGGACGCCATTTCAAAGGTTCAAAAGCTAAGGGAAGAAATAGAAAAAGTTAATGTAGATATTGAAAAAGCAGAAAGAAGCTATGATTTAAATAAAGCAGCAGAATTAAAGTATGGAAAACTTCCACAGTTGCAACATGAATTAGAAGTTGAAGAGCAAATAGCCGAAAAAGTTGAAAATTCAAGAATACTTTTAAGAGATAAAGTTACTGAAGAAGAAATAGCTCGGATAGTTGCTAGATGGACGGGAATTCCGGTTTCAAAATTAATGGAAGGTGAACGAGAAAAAATTCTAGGACTGGAAGGTATTTTACACCAAAGAGTTATTGGTCAAAATGAAGCAGTTGAAAAAGTTAGTGAAGCTATAATGCGTTCAAGAGCTGGTATACAAGATCCAAACAGACCTATTGGTTCGTTTCTATTCTTAGGGCCTACTGGTGTAGGTAAAACTGAGCTTGCTAAAACATTATCTCAGGTTCTTTTTGATGACGAAAAAAATATGATCAGAATTGACATGAGTGAGTATATGGAAAAATACTCGGTTTCTAGACTTATAGGAGCACCTCCAGGATATGTAGGATATGAAGAAGGTGGGCAACTTACAGAAGCTGTTAGAAGAAAACCATATTCAGTCGTTTTGTTTGATGAAATTGAAAAGGCTCATTCAGATGTATTTAATGTTTTGCTACAGGTTTTAGATGATGGACGTATAACTGATTCACAAGGTAGAACTGTAGATTTTAAAAACACAATAATTATATTGACTTCAAATATAGGTTCACCAAATATACTTGATGGGATTGGTAACGATGGTCGAATTAGCGCAAACGCCAAAAAACAGGTTATGATGCTTTTAAGACAACAGTTTAGACCAGAATTTTTAAATAGATTAGACGAAATAGTATTTTATAAACCACTAAATAAACATGAAACTTACAGTATAGTTGACTTATTGATTAACGATTTACAAAAAAGACTTAAGGATAAACAAATAAATGTATCTATAACTGATAAAGCTAAAGAATATATAGTTGATGAAGGCTATGATTTAGTTTATGGTGCAAGACCACTAAAAAGATTTATTCAAAGCAAGATTGAAACATTAATTGCAAGAATAATAGTTAGTGGTGATGTAAAGCAGGGAGATAGCTTAATAATCGATTATGATGGAGATAAATTAATTATTAATGGGAGGGAATAA
- a CDS encoding cysteine hydrolase family protein yields MYIDKEKALSNLQKTFSNFIDYVNNDIEKVTLQDFNSEETMLVIIDMVNGFVREGVLSSPFVDNISKKLSLFAKNCEDLNIPIIAYADTHDSNCKEFKSFPVHCVKNTYEAELIDELKSIKSIMKVEKNSTNSFIAKNPLELADRNIKNILVVGCVTDICVRDFSKTFNKYLDDKNIDANVFLIENLVETYDIEGYHDRQMEHLLALYDMKSSGIKIVNMKL; encoded by the coding sequence ATGTATATTGATAAAGAAAAAGCATTGAGTAATTTACAAAAAACTTTTAGTAATTTTATTGATTATGTAAATAACGATATTGAAAAAGTAACTTTACAAGATTTTAATTCTGAAGAAACAATGTTAGTCATAATAGATATGGTCAATGGATTTGTTAGGGAAGGAGTATTAAGTAGTCCTTTTGTTGATAATATATCTAAAAAACTATCTTTATTTGCCAAAAACTGTGAAGATTTAAATATACCTATTATAGCTTATGCAGACACACATGATAGTAATTGCAAGGAATTTAAAAGTTTCCCTGTGCATTGCGTTAAAAATACATATGAAGCTGAGCTTATTGATGAGCTGAAATCTATAAAATCCATTATGAAAGTAGAGAAAAATTCAACTAACTCATTTATCGCAAAGAATCCATTAGAATTAGCTGATAGAAATATAAAAAATATTTTGGTTGTAGGATGTGTAACAGATATATGTGTTAGAGATTTTTCAAAAACATTTAATAAATATTTAGATGATAAAAATATTGATGCGAACGTATTTTTAATAGAAAATTTAGTAGAAACTTATGATATTGAAGGATATCATGATAGACAGATGGAACACTTGTTAGCACTTTATGATATGAAATCATCCGGTATAAAAATAGTAAATATGAAATTATAA
- a CDS encoding DUF6199 family natural product biosynthesis protein, with translation MKTFVGILIVIVGLVDLLFPNFGWYISCGWKYENAEPSDVAFKVYRLLGLLIIIAGFIYIYQ, from the coding sequence ATGAAAACATTTGTGGGAATATTAATTGTGATTGTGGGATTAGTAGATTTGCTGTTTCCAAATTTTGGATGGTATATATCGTGTGGGTGGAAATATGAAAATGCAGAGCCTTCAGATGTAGCATTTAAAGTTTACAGACTTTTAGGATTACTAATTATAATAGCAGGTTTTATATATATTTATCAGTAA
- a CDS encoding GTP pyrophosphokinase family protein translates to MENELQKVFVKNTIVPQDVEEVFEHAMKFQELMMMYNCAIKEVKTKLEVLNDELSIRNKRNPIDFIKSRVKKPMSIADKLERYGFDINLKSILDNLNDVAGIRVVCPFIDDIYDIAHMLSIQDDIKIIQIKDYIKNPKPNGYRSYHMIVEIPVFFSDRKLPMKVEIQIRTIAMDFWASLEHELKYKKNVQESEEIVDELKECAKIINQTDAKMMEIRNRIKEE, encoded by the coding sequence ATGGAAAATGAATTACAAAAGGTATTTGTTAAAAATACGATAGTTCCACAAGATGTTGAAGAGGTTTTTGAACACGCCATGAAATTTCAGGAACTTATGATGATGTATAATTGTGCAATAAAGGAAGTTAAAACAAAATTAGAAGTTCTCAATGATGAATTATCAATTAGAAATAAACGTAATCCTATAGATTTTATTAAATCAAGAGTGAAAAAGCCTATGAGTATTGCTGATAAACTCGAAAGATATGGGTTTGATATAAATTTGAAATCAATTTTAGATAATTTAAATGATGTAGCAGGTATAAGAGTTGTTTGCCCATTTATAGACGATATTTATGATATAGCGCATATGCTTTCGATACAGGATGATATAAAAATAATCCAGATTAAAGATTACATAAAAAATCCAAAGCCAAATGGATATAGAAGCTATCATATGATTGTAGAAATTCCAGTGTTTTTTTCTGACAGAAAGCTACCCATGAAAGTTGAAATACAGATTAGAACAATAGCAATGGACTTTTGGGCAAGCTTAGAACATGAGTTAAAGTATAAAAAAAATGTACAAGAATCAGAAGAAATAGTTGATGAACTTAAGGAATGTGCAAAAATTATTAATCAGACTGATGCTAAAATGATGGAAATTAGGAATAGAATAAAAGAAGAATAA
- a CDS encoding patatin family protein gives MSSIGLVLEGGGLRGVYTAGVLDVLLENNIEFDYCIGVSAGACNAVSFISKQKGRNRDVNINYINDKRYFGVHNLVTTGNIFGVKMMFDIIPHELLPFDYNTFESSNCKMVVGVTDIETGEPCYYEIKGLREKYDIINASSSLPFLSKIVEYNGKKLLDGGMSDSIPIKKSISDGNEKNVIVLTQHRGYRKSKSKMGRYAKIKYRKYPNFIKTLAGRHIAYNDTLDFISDLENKEQAFVLCPSEPLNMSRLERNTDVLKRVYNLGVSDTIKKMNELKNYIKHN, from the coding sequence ATGAGCAGTATAGGTTTAGTATTAGAAGGTGGCGGCTTAAGAGGAGTATATACAGCGGGTGTTTTAGATGTTTTATTGGAAAATAATATCGAATTTGACTATTGTATTGGTGTTTCAGCTGGAGCTTGTAACGCAGTATCATTTATTTCTAAACAGAAGGGTAGAAACAGAGATGTTAACATTAATTACATTAATGACAAAAGGTATTTTGGAGTACACAATTTAGTAACAACTGGAAATATTTTTGGTGTTAAAATGATGTTTGATATTATACCTCATGAGCTTTTGCCATTTGATTATAATACATTTGAAAGTTCAAATTGTAAAATGGTTGTAGGGGTTACAGATATTGAAACTGGGGAACCTTGTTATTATGAAATTAAAGGATTAAGAGAAAAATATGATATAATAAATGCTTCTTCATCCCTTCCATTCTTATCAAAAATAGTTGAATACAATGGTAAAAAACTTTTAGATGGAGGAATGTCTGATTCTATTCCGATAAAAAAATCAATAAGTGATGGCAATGAAAAAAATGTAATAGTATTAACACAGCATAGAGGATATAGAAAGTCAAAATCAAAGATGGGTAGATATGCTAAAATAAAATATAGAAAATATCCTAATTTTATAAAAACACTAGCAGGTAGGCATATTGCTTATAATGATACACTTGATTTTATAAGTGATTTAGAAAATAAAGAGCAGGCCTTTGTGTTATGTCCTAGTGAACCATTAAATATGAGTAGGCTTGAGAGAAATACGGATGTTTTAAAAAGAGTGTATAATTTAGGAGTATCTGATACAATTAAAAAAATGAATGAACTTAAAAATTATATAAAACATAATTAA
- a CDS encoding LytTR family DNA-binding domain-containing protein, which yields MKIAICEDNKLQLNEIVTLCKNYFTTKKLNFSIDTFNSGESFLFSYEDKKDYDVLILDIQMKSLTGIDLAKKLRGLGDNICIIFTTAISDYVFEGYGVQAVDYIIKPINNDKLFKALDRALEHINKKDIYIIIESQGETKKIKEKNIYFIESIGRNTIINLNTSSFETNMGISHIETILNSKTFYKCHRSYLVNIYHINTIHKTELTLDNGKTTPIARGKWQELNKLFIQYYRSNKCNI from the coding sequence ATGAAAATAGCAATTTGCGAAGACAACAAGCTGCAACTTAATGAAATTGTAACACTTTGCAAAAATTATTTTACAACAAAAAAATTAAATTTTTCAATTGATACATTTAATAGTGGTGAATCCTTTCTATTCTCATATGAAGATAAAAAAGATTATGATGTACTCATACTTGACATACAAATGAAATCATTAACAGGAATTGACTTAGCAAAAAAATTAAGAGGACTTGGGGATAATATTTGCATCATATTTACAACTGCTATATCTGATTATGTATTTGAAGGTTATGGTGTTCAAGCCGTAGATTATATAATAAAGCCTATAAACAATGATAAATTATTTAAAGCACTCGATAGAGCACTTGAACATATAAATAAAAAGGATATTTATATAATTATAGAATCTCAAGGGGAAACTAAAAAAATAAAAGAAAAGAATATTTACTTTATCGAAAGTATTGGAAGAAATACTATTATCAACTTAAATACCTCTTCTTTTGAAACAAATATGGGAATAAGTCATATTGAAACAATATTAAATTCAAAAACATTTTATAAATGCCACCGTTCATACTTAGTAAATATTTATCATATTAACACAATACATAAAACAGAACTAACACTTGATAATGGGAAGACAACACCAATAGCAAGAGGAAAGTGGCAAGAATTAAACAAATTATTTATTCAATATTATAGGAGTAATAAATGCAATATTTAG